In Paraburkholderia sp. PGU19, the sequence TTTTGGGTGGGGACAGACGGTTAGCAACTGCAGCGAGTCAGCAACTGCAGGCGATGACGCGTCTCCATCAAGCGTCCCACTGAGGCGCGAACGGAGGGGTGACGAAGCGCTGATCCTTCGGCAACGCGGCAATAGCGTTTCGATCATCGTCGTCAAGCTGGATCTTTGCCGCATCGAGATTCGATTGCTGGCTTTCGCGTCGCTGCGCCTTGGGTATCGCGACAACACCGTCCTGATCGAGCAACCACGCGATGGCGATCTGCGCCGCAGTTGCACCGTGCTTCCTGCCAATGCGAGCCAGCACTGCATTGGTGGCTGCACGTCCTTGCGCGAGCGGTGCATACGCTACAAGTGGAATATTCTTGCCGCGAAGGTAGGTGAGCATCGCGCTCTGATCGAGGAATGGATGGTATTCCACTTGGTGACACGCGATAGAAGCGCGGATTTCCTCGACGGCCGCCTTAATGAGATGCATGTTGAAATTGCATACGCCAATCGCGCGTGTTAGCCCCTCTTCTCGCAATCCTTCGAGGGTTTCCAGTACTGCTGCGAGGTTGATGTCACGCGACGGCCAGTGGATCATGTAAAGGTCGACGTAATCGAGGCTCAGCTTCTTAAGACTGTTGTCGAATGCACGGCGGATCGCATCCGGCTTAAGGTTCTCGTGCCACACCTTTGTCGTTACATACAGGTCATGACGCGCGATTCCTGATCCGGCGATCGCCGCGCCCACCGCGTCTTCATTCTGGTACATCTCGGCAGTGTCGATATGACGATAACCTACTTCCAGCGCACTTTCGACAACGGGCTGGCAGTCGCCGCCCGGCATGCGAAACGTGCCAAATCCAAGGCGCGGAATGGTGAGGTCGCCTGTACTGATCTTTTCCATGATGTCTCTCCGTTGTGTGAAGACGACTCTACTGTCTCATGTGGCCATTGATGAATAAAGTAGGTCGTGTTCAATTGTGTAATGATAAAAGTCACGAATTGGTCTTCAATGAGGTGCGCGATGACATTTGACGGACGGTTGTTCGCGGGCATAACGGTCCTTGCAGCAGTCGCGGAGAGCGGAAGCTTTGTTCGCGCCGCAGAGGCGCTTGCGCTCTCCCCATCCGGCGTGAGCAGGGCGATAAGCCGGTTGGAAAAACGCATTGGGGTACGGTTACTCGACCGGACGACCCGATCCCAGACGTTGACTGACGAGGGGAGGCGGCTATACGAGGCTGTTAATCCGCATATGTCCGGGATTGAGTCGGCGGCTGCCGCTGCATCAGGCTCCGCGAACGTGGTTCGAGGCAGGCTCCGAGTAAACATAGACCCGTTCTTTTCACGGACAGTGCTCGCCTCGAGACTGCCCGGATTTCTCGGGCAATATCCTGAACTTTCGCTTGAGTTGATAATGCGTGATGACGTCGGCGATCTGGTCGCCGACGGCTTTGACGTAGCGGTACGCTTTGGTATGCCCCCGGTTGGAACGCTGGTCGCCCGCAAACTGCTCGATACGCGAATCGTTACCGTCGCGTCTCCCGCCTACATTAATGCCAGCGGCAGACCGGATCATCCCCACGACGTTGTTCATCACGATCGCGTACTTTTCTACAACCCTGTAACGGCACGGCCGTTCGAATGGGAGTTTCACAAGGGGAAGAAGGTCGTTAGTATCCCGGCTTCTGGTCGACTGCTTGTTTCAGACGTCGGCACGATGCTCGGAGCATGTGTTGCGGGTGCCGGAATCGCCCAGGTGATGTCGATCGGAACGGAGACACTACTCGCCGAACAAGACCTTGTTGACCTTTTTCCGGATTGGCCGGATGAGCGCTTTCCTCTCTATGCCCTTTTCCCGTCGCGACGCCATCTGGCGGCCAAGGTACAGGCTTTCATCGACTTCTGCGTTGATACGCTAACCGTACCATCGGCGCCTCTGTGTCCAGACCGACCAGGCAGGAGCCAGACTACACCGAAGCGTCCACGTACCCGTTCTACGTGATGTCGGCGTTGATTTGAACGGCATTCTCACGGAGCAGGTCGCATAGCGCATGTAGTCTGGGCTTGCGGTCTTATCTGACCCGTCGGGACACCCCGTCAGGCATTGCGGATCTCCGACGGTGAGGCTGACCAGTCAGTTCGAATCAAATTGAACGACCGGCTTTGATCGGCGCGATCGTCCGGGTCGATTTGATGCATTCGTCGCTTGCCCGGATTCGGGCCATAAGCGGACGGTGACCGACACACTCGCTCGGACATTCGGATTACCGAACTACATCTAACGACAGACGTTCGATTTGCGGTGCCACTCATTGAGCACTCGGACTTGCGCGACAGTCGCGGAGCTCCTGCCCGTGTCTCCGCGACCTTCAGCAATTCGACCGGGTTTGACGTTTCTTACTAATTCGCTTATGCCGTGCGCGAATGCAACAGGGCAGTGCCCGCGCAACAAGCGGTCGCGCAATCCTCTCAGCCAGCTCTTGCGATCATCGGCCATCGTGCCGACGTAGCGACGCACCGTCTCGAGGAAGACGCGCACCGCAATCATGGTCAGCACCGTGGCGCTGGCGGCCGCGCCGGCCTCGCGCAGGCCGGCGTCGGGTTCGATCAGTTCAATACCGAGTACTTCAGCGTCCAGCCGAACGAGCGGCTCACGCCCGCGCCCAACGCGAAAGGTGTGCTCATGCACGCGAAGTTCGAGTGCAGTTGACCAATCGGCGTCGTCGATAACGGATTGGTCGTGCCTCCCGCCGTGTCGAAGTTCGACAGCGAGCAATTGTCGAAGCCCGTGGTGCCATAGCTCGTTGCGGCGCTGTCCGCATAGTTCACATTGAAGCCGCTGGCGCTCGTGGTCTGAAAGTCGGCGAACGACGTGAAGTCGGTTTCCACGGCAACGTTGCCCGTCAGCGTTGCCGAGCTCAGCGTATCTGTGCGGGTTATCGTGCCGCTGCTGAAAGTCAGGACCGTATGCGCTTGCAGATCGAGATCCGTCGTGTAGGGTGCGTTCTTCGTAGCCTGCCGGAACTTGGTCGTGTCGAAGGACACGACCACCTGCCCGTTGCTTTCCTGCACGTTCAGGTTCTTGTAGTACGTGACCGGAATATAGGTCTTGCCGTTGTATGAGACCTGCGGAATCAGCAGTGCGTAGCCGAGATCAGTCGTCCCGTACATCAGCTTGTCGGAGAACGGGACCGGGTAATACGGCGTGTAGGAGTTGTAGTCCGGAGCCTGACTCAGGTTCAGATTGATCACGCGCTTGCCGTCGCGCACCGTCAAGAGCGCGGCGCTGTACGGATGCGCGCTATCGCTCGGCAGGTTGTACGAGGTGAGCGTGTAATGCGACAGGCCATTCAGATAGGACGTAAAATCGGCATCTGCCATTGGCGCCTTGCCGCCGAATCCGAGCTTGTTCCACCAGTTGTTCACGTACAGATACTGATGCAGCAGGCTGAAGTTCTCGCCCATCACGCGCGCCTTGCCGCGATAGGAATCCGTTCCGCGCCCCTTCACCCACATGTTGACCGACGGCGTCGGCAGGCTCGGGTCGTACCAGAAGTTGTCGAAGCGGTAGGCCGCTTTGTAGATGAACGAATAGGCGATCTGCATTTCGTTTGACGTCAGCACGCCTGCGTTGGCCGCCGCGGTCAGAATCTCCATGAATGCCGAATCGCCGTAGGGGCCGATGGAACGTCCATAGTTGAACCCCTGGCCGTCAGTGTTCAATTGAGGAAGAATGAGATCCACGGATTTGCGCAAATACCCCTTCAATTCAGGCGTCAGATTGGCCTGGTTGCCCATCTCGAAGGTGCGTTCGACCACTTCGCCGATCAAGAGCGTGCTGTACCGATCGAAGCGCGCCTGGTCGTAGTAGGTGGAATTTTTGTTCGAAGCTTCATCGGAGAAGCCGCCTGAGGAGTCGTTTCGAATATGCTTCGTGAGCGTGTAGAGCAGCGCGTCGCGCGCGCCCATCGTTGCGACAGAAGGGTCGGACGCGGAGGAGAAGCCCGGATTGCTCCAGCCGAGCTTCTGCCGCAGACCTGCAATGCCGTACGAGACGGCGTAGTAGTTCTGCGCGGTGTTGAGCGAGGCGACGTCGATTGCCGTGCCGGCGGCGGGACAGGTATCGGTCGCGCCGCTCGCGTCCGGTCCGAACATGTCGCAGAAGTTGAGGCGCTTCTGCAGCGTCGTCAACATCGCGTCACTGAAGACTTCGTTGAGCATGCCGTGCGCGTTCAGGTTGTTCAGCGCGACGAGGTAGTAATACTCGCCCCATGACGTGTTCGCATAGGTGTATTTAGCGCCGCTCGACTGCATCATCGCGGTCGTGATCTTCTGATAGGTCGCGAGGTAGTCCGCGTACTTCGGGTCTCCCTTGGCTTTCATGTCGATCAGGATGTACGACAGGCCGAGGGCCAACTTGCCCGGCAAGAACTTGTCGCCGGTGTTCGTATCGAGCACGTGAACGGGGCTGCCGTCGCCGAGGTCCATCACCACTTGCGTGAAATCGGGAGATTTCCTGATCAGGTCGAATAGCGCTCTCATCTGACCCATCATCGTGATCGAAATACCCGCGCCCGCCGGCACGCTGGTATCGGGCGCTCCGTAGGCGATCGCCTGAAGGGAATTGGCCGCCATGGCCGAGACGGGCGGCGACGCCGTCGTGCCAGACGGGTCGTTGCTGGTGCCGCCGCACGCGCCGATGAGAAACGCGGGCAGGGTGCTCAGTGCTAGCGCGATAGTGGACTTCTTCGGCGAACGCATGGTGTCTCCTTGTATGAATTGGAATGGTTAGCGACCGGGCCTCGCATGTGCCCTAGTCTTCGCGGTTTCTAGTCAGCGACCCGCCGAGTTCGCGTCGTCACCTCACCGAGGCGCTTGCCAGGGAGGGGTGGACTGCTTGGAAAACGTTTTCCAGAAATTTAGGTTTTCGGGCAAATGAAGTCAATCGTTTTCTCAACCAGAAAACGTAGGGAGAAACCCGGCTATATCGTTAATTTTGATCAATCTTCATTCCCGATAACGCAAGCTGTGACCTGAATTATGGAAAACGTTTAACTTAATGAGTTTCCCCGCTGAGGAGTGCGGCAACAGGACATAGAGTCGAATCGATGGCTCGGCGACCGCTTTCGGGCCTCGCACGTGCGGCGGAATATGGCGATCACGGCATGGAGCCATGCGACCGATAGCAACGGAACATCGAGTGGACACGCAAGTTGCTTGAGGCACGGCTCCCCCGCCGGGCGGCGGGGTACAGGATTGCAGATGCTCCAGCATTAAGCGCCGTCCTGCAGTCATGGGAGGCTGCGCGCGTAACCGCGGCCACAGCAATCACCTGGCTATCTCAGCTTGACGTCTTCACGCGCCATCGACGTGCGCCGAGAAACGTTCGCTATCCTGCTGAATTGACGATCAAATGCCATTCGTTAAATTAACGGCTGGGACGGGCAGGCAACGGAATTGGTGCCCGACGCCAAAACAGACATTCAAAGCGGATGCCGAGCGGTTAGAACGGCGCATATGCCTTAAGGGACCCGTGCGCCAAATGGATCATGTGAACGCCCGTTGTACCTTGAAAGCCGCCTTCAAAGCTGCCTTGGGTCAAACGGCTGCCGTGGGGTCGCTTGCTGCCGGTCGCCGACTTGCGAGCTTCAGGCGGTGTACGCGGATTGCATGGGGACTGCACCCGGCCAGTTTTCGACACCAGTGCATGTGCGCGCGCCAGACGCTCGAACGGTCGCTTCACACTTGTAAGCAAACCTGACGGGCTCACTTGGGCCTGCCGACCGGGGCCGCAGAAGCGAAAGGGCCCCGTCACTTACGGCTTGATGGCCTTGTTGTCCGAGGAATCGGCCGGTGCGATCGCGGGCGATCCTGATGCCGATGATCCACTCTTTACGCCGCCGTATGAGAGGCGTCTTTCAGCCGCCTGAATATCCTGCGGATAGTTCCTGTCTTTACCCGCCGCGGGGTTGTAGCCGGCCTGTTCTATTTGCTGGAGTTCGGCGCGCACCTCGGCGCGTGTGCGGGGCGCCGTGTCCGACTGGGCGAATGCCGCCAGCGATACGGCGAAAGCGGAAGTGGCGGCGACTGCGAAAATGACCGATTTCACGATGACCTCCTGTTGCGTACTGCACCCGGTTAAGCCCAGTTCTGTCATCCCTGGAGTTTAGGCGAGCAACCCTACGAGACTGATACAACGGGCATGGCGCCATCAACTGGTGTCGCAATGCGACGATCTGGGGCTGCAGTGACAGCCGCGAGCAGAACCACATGGCCAGGCACGCGATCAACCCCCGGGCGAGAGGTGGCATGATTCGAAATCCTCTGGGTGACCACACGTCAAGGATGCGAGAGTGAAGTGAATGCCCAATCAAGCAACAGAATCACCAACTTCGAATTGTCGGGAATGACACCCCTGCCGTTGGCTGAGCGTGACCCGCGCACCTGGCTGGCGACAGGCTGATTGTCAGCATCGTGGGCTATCGCACTTCTGCAGGAAACTCGCTTGTCGGTATTGGCTCGCCGAAGCGGTTTCGCGTGTTTGAATCTTCAATGTCTATGGAACAGTTCCCAAAAGCCAGTGGCAGAAGCCGTTCCGGACTCCATGCGTCAGCGGTCCGGTGTCGCTGGCATCGAACTCGCCAGCGACGAGCCTTCCGTGAGCGTCAGCAGGATGTCGGCGTACCAGGCGCAGTTCAGCCCGAGTGCCTCGTCGAGTTCGACGTCGCGCGAGCCCACGTCGAGCCGCGCCGAGTGAACGCCGAGCAGCATCCATGGCAGGTCGCCCAGCGCCGGTTTTCCGCCGGCCACGCGCTTGACGACGGGCGCCCCGCTGGTGCCCCGGTGTGTACGCGCATCGGTCAGGAAGTACCCCTTGCCCTGGAATCGCATGCCGAATGAAGACGCGATGACCGCCTGGCGCACGACTGGCAGGTGGTGCAGCGTGTCATGGAAGCCGAGCGGAAAGCCCACGACCAGCAGCGAGGTGCCGACCTCCACCTGGTCGAGCGACCCATGCAGGTGGGCGGGGGTGAAGGCACGGTAGGCCATCCGCCGCGGCAGCGCTGACTGCTCGAGCTCGATCACCGCCACGTCTATTTCTCCCGCAGTGTCGAGCCCCTGGCGCCAGATGCTCTTGCCGTTGCGGTACAACGGAATCGAGAACCCGGTGGATCCCGCCATGTTGTCCGGGTCGACGTGCAGCTCGATCTCGAGGCGATCAGGGAAGTGCTTGCTGGGCTCGTCGATCACGACGTGCCGGCTGGTGACCAGGAACAGCCGTTCATCGCGTTCAAAGAAAAAGCCGCTTGCATTCGTCAACAGCCGTTGACCCTCGAAGGTGGAGACACGCGCAGCGACAAGCAGAATGGATTCGATCATGGCGTGTCCGTGGGGCGTGGAGGCGGTCCACGCATTATGCGCGTACGCGCGCTGAATCAGCCGGAGATCCAGTAGACTGTCGCGCATGAAACTCCATCCGCACGACGTGGAAAAAATCGCCTCCCTGACCCTGGAGCATTACAACCTGCGCGCCGAGGATTTCCGCGAAGGAACCCGCGACCACGATGTCAGCCAGAACATCGCCGCACTATTGAGCCATATCGAAGGCGAACCGCCTTTCACGATTCTCGATTTTGGCTGCGGGCCCGGGCGCGATCTCAAGGTATTCGCCGCGCTCGGCCATGTCGCGATCGGACTGGACGGCGCCGAGCGCTTCGCCGCGATGGCGCGCACCGACACCGGGTGCGACGTGTGGCAACAGGATTTCCTCAAGCTCGATCTGCCGGACGGGCGCTTCGATGGTGTATTCGCCAACGCGTCGCTGTTTCATGTGCCGAGCCAGGAGTTGCCGCGCGTTTTGCGGCAATTGCTGGCCACGCTGAAGCCCGGCGGCGTGCTGTTCAGTTCCAACCCGCACGGCAGGAACGAGGAAGGCTGGAATCGCGGCCGCTACGGCGCTTACCACGATCTTCAAACGTGGCGCCGGGTCATGTCGGGCGCCGGGTTCGTCGAACTCGATCACTATTACCGGCCGGCGGGCTTGCCGCGTGAGCAGCAGCCGTGGCTGGCCAGCGTGTGGCGCAGGCCCGTATCATGACAGACATCGCTTCCGCTTCTGGAACGGCAACGTTCAGCTCATGTGCCGCACGGTCACGTTGACAACGTGACCACGCCGGTCGTCGACCAGTCGAAACACATTGACGTTGAACCAAGATAAGCTCACCTTCGTCGTCGCTGTCTGGTCCTGCGAAAAGCCTCGCTTACATGAACAAAGAGCCGCTCGCTGGAGGCGCGTCACGAGCCGTCTAACTTCAATGGAAAATCGGCGTCGGTGTGAGGATGAAAACGAATGTGGGTTGCCTCAAATTGGCTACACGTTACTAATAAAGATTAGTATAACGTAAGAAAAATCCAGTAGCCGGTTGATCTTGGTGAATGCCGTCTCGCCAGGGGGGCGAACGTCGGACACTCGCTTCAAGGCTGAACCTCATACGGCTGGAACGAAGAGAGGCGTGGATCGTCCACGGCACCACCGACTGTGAAGTGATACAAGCTCTGCCAGGCGTGAGCCTTCACTCCGAGCAGTGTGTGCATTTCGTCGTCAAAAAAGCAACCAACCCCCGTGGCACGCACTCCGGCGGCTTCGGCTTCGAGATAGAGAACCTGGCCGAGAATGCCACATTCCCAGAAGAGGTGGCGATAACGCCATGGTTGTTTCAGG encodes:
- a CDS encoding aldo/keto reductase — encoded protein: MEKISTGDLTIPRLGFGTFRMPGGDCQPVVESALEVGYRHIDTAEMYQNEDAVGAAIAGSGIARHDLYVTTKVWHENLKPDAIRRAFDNSLKKLSLDYVDLYMIHWPSRDINLAAVLETLEGLREEGLTRAIGVCNFNMHLIKAAVEEIRASIACHQVEYHPFLDQSAMLTYLRGKNIPLVAYAPLAQGRAATNAVLARIGRKHGATAAQIAIAWLLDQDGVVAIPKAQRRESQQSNLDAAKIQLDDDDRNAIAALPKDQRFVTPPFAPQWDA
- a CDS encoding LysR family transcriptional regulator encodes the protein MTFDGRLFAGITVLAAVAESGSFVRAAEALALSPSGVSRAISRLEKRIGVRLLDRTTRSQTLTDEGRRLYEAVNPHMSGIESAAAAASGSANVVRGRLRVNIDPFFSRTVLASRLPGFLGQYPELSLELIMRDDVGDLVADGFDVAVRFGMPPVGTLVARKLLDTRIVTVASPAYINASGRPDHPHDVVHHDRVLFYNPVTARPFEWEFHKGKKVVSIPASGRLLVSDVGTMLGACVAGAGIAQVMSIGTETLLAEQDLVDLFPDWPDERFPLYALFPSRRHLAAKVQAFIDFCVDTLTVPSAPLCPDRPGRSQTTPKRPRTRST
- a CDS encoding DUF4148 domain-containing protein, which translates into the protein MTELGLTGCSTQQEVIVKSVIFAVAATSAFAVSLAAFAQSDTAPRTRAEVRAELQQIEQAGYNPAAGKDRNYPQDIQAAERRLSYGGVKSGSSASGSPAIAPADSSDNKAIKP
- a CDS encoding serine protease, producing the protein MIESILLVAARVSTFEGQRLLTNASGFFFERDERLFLVTSRHVVIDEPSKHFPDRLEIELHVDPDNMAGSTGFSIPLYRNGKSIWRQGLDTAGEIDVAVIELEQSALPRRMAYRAFTPAHLHGSLDQVEVGTSLLVVGFPLGFHDTLHHLPVVRQAVIASSFGMRFQGKGYFLTDARTHRGTSGAPVVKRVAGGKPALGDLPWMLLGVHSARLDVGSRDVELDEALGLNCAWYADILLTLTEGSSLASSMPATPDR
- a CDS encoding class I SAM-dependent methyltransferase yields the protein MKLHPHDVEKIASLTLEHYNLRAEDFREGTRDHDVSQNIAALLSHIEGEPPFTILDFGCGPGRDLKVFAALGHVAIGLDGAERFAAMARTDTGCDVWQQDFLKLDLPDGRFDGVFANASLFHVPSQELPRVLRQLLATLKPGGVLFSSNPHGRNEEGWNRGRYGAYHDLQTWRRVMSGAGFVELDHYYRPAGLPREQQPWLASVWRRPVS